In Populus alba chromosome 1, ASM523922v2, whole genome shotgun sequence, a single window of DNA contains:
- the LOC118032706 gene encoding uncharacterized protein isoform X3 codes for MRALLQLSKRLSRALVFSSSPYSSLTSSRTFSTLTLFSPDCHGVAITTNGNVYARPWFAIQHRGVKVNAIHLRPGNVIEKSGRIFEVVDAEHKQRGRGGAILTLELRDVDSGNKQTLRFGAEEAVERVFVEERSFTCLYTEHESVYLIDLEKFEQLEVPLILFGQAAAYLKGTKRLCWTMVSLFKYQHTLRLEKQLLSILKMARLLPAFGVLRYELLAIFCMLNVQVRWLFED; via the exons atgcgAGCTTTACTGCAACTTAGCAAGAGACTCTCTCGCGCTCTTGTCTTCTCTTCCTCCCCCTACTCCTCTCTTACTTCTTCTAGAACTTTCTCTACACTCACTCTATTCTCACCTGACTGCCACGGTGTTGCCATCACCACCAACGGCAATGTTTACGCCAGGCCTTGGTTCGCAATCCAACACCGCGGCGTTAAAGTCAATGCTATTCAT TTAAGACCTGgaaatgtaattgaaaaatcag GAAGAATTTTCGag GTGGTGGATGCGGAGCATAAACAGCGAGGAAGAGGAGGAGCGATTTTGAcg TTGGAGCTTCGTGATGTTGACAGTGGAAACAAGCAAACCTTACGCTTTGGTGCAGAGGAGGCTGTTGAAA GGGTTTTTGTTGAGGAGAGGTCTTTCACATGTTTGTACACAGAACATGAATCAGTATATCTAATCGA CCTTGAGAAATTTGAGCAACTCGAAGTGCCGCTGATCTTGTTTGGCCAAGCTGCTGCATATCTAAAAG GTACAAAAAGGCTGTGCTGGACAATGGTCTCATTATTCAa GTACCAACATACATTGAGACTGGAGAAGCAGTTGTTGTCAATACTGAAGATGGCTCGTTTGTTACCAG CATTTGGAGTGCTTCGCTACGAACTCCTGGCTATATTCTGCATGCTGAACGTGCAAGTACGGTGGCTGTTCGAGGATTGA
- the LOC118032706 gene encoding uncharacterized protein isoform X1, which yields MRALLQLSKRLSRALVFSSSPYSSLTSSRTFSTLTLFSPDCHGVAITTNGNVYARPWFAIQHRGVKVNAIHLRPGNVIEKSGRIFEVVDAEHKQRGRGGAILTLELRDVDSGNKQTLRFGAEEAVERVFVEERSFTCLYTEHESVYLIDLEKFEQLEVPLILFGQAAAYLKEEMKVKMQLFDGRPLSGSIPKQVTCVIKETQDHAATPRYKKAVLDNGLIIQVPTYIETGEAVVVNTEDGSFVTSIWSASLRTPGYILHAERASTVAVRGLTSGFTCSHHQETPDDEALFIARCFNSSS from the exons atgcgAGCTTTACTGCAACTTAGCAAGAGACTCTCTCGCGCTCTTGTCTTCTCTTCCTCCCCCTACTCCTCTCTTACTTCTTCTAGAACTTTCTCTACACTCACTCTATTCTCACCTGACTGCCACGGTGTTGCCATCACCACCAACGGCAATGTTTACGCCAGGCCTTGGTTCGCAATCCAACACCGCGGCGTTAAAGTCAATGCTATTCAT TTAAGACCTGgaaatgtaattgaaaaatcag GAAGAATTTTCGag GTGGTGGATGCGGAGCATAAACAGCGAGGAAGAGGAGGAGCGATTTTGAcg TTGGAGCTTCGTGATGTTGACAGTGGAAACAAGCAAACCTTACGCTTTGGTGCAGAGGAGGCTGTTGAAA GGGTTTTTGTTGAGGAGAGGTCTTTCACATGTTTGTACACAGAACATGAATCAGTATATCTAATCGA CCTTGAGAAATTTGAGCAACTCGAAGTGCCGCTGATCTTGTTTGGCCAAGCTGCTGCATATCTAAAAG AGGAAATGAAAGTTAAAATGCAGTTATTTGATGGAAGACCTTTGTCTGGATCAATTCCAAAACAAGTAACATGTGTTATTAAGGAGACACAAGATCATGCAGCTACACCTCG GTACAAAAAGGCTGTGCTGGACAATGGTCTCATTATTCAa GTACCAACATACATTGAGACTGGAGAAGCAGTTGTTGTCAATACTGAAGATGGCTCGTTTGTTACCAG CATTTGGAGTGCTTCGCTACGAACTCCTGGCTATATTCTGCATGCTGAACGTGCAAGTACGGTGGCTGTTCGAGGATTGACAAGTGGCTTCACTTGTTCCCACCACCAAGAAACACCCGATGATGAGGCATTATTTATAGCACGGTGCTTCAACTCCTCTTCTTAG
- the LOC118032706 gene encoding uncharacterized protein isoform X4: MRALLQLSKRLSRALVFSSSPYSSLTSSRTFSTLTLFSPDCHGVAITTNGNVYARPWFAIQHRGVKVNAIHLRPGNVIEKSGRIFEVVDAEHKQRGRGGAILTLELRDVDSGNKQTLRFGAEEAVERVFVEERSFTCLYTEHESVYLIDLEKFEQLEVPLILFGQAAAYLKGTKRLCWTMVSLFKYQHTLRLEKQLLSILKMARLLPGPTNNLSPRLLSGGEN; the protein is encoded by the exons atgcgAGCTTTACTGCAACTTAGCAAGAGACTCTCTCGCGCTCTTGTCTTCTCTTCCTCCCCCTACTCCTCTCTTACTTCTTCTAGAACTTTCTCTACACTCACTCTATTCTCACCTGACTGCCACGGTGTTGCCATCACCACCAACGGCAATGTTTACGCCAGGCCTTGGTTCGCAATCCAACACCGCGGCGTTAAAGTCAATGCTATTCAT TTAAGACCTGgaaatgtaattgaaaaatcag GAAGAATTTTCGag GTGGTGGATGCGGAGCATAAACAGCGAGGAAGAGGAGGAGCGATTTTGAcg TTGGAGCTTCGTGATGTTGACAGTGGAAACAAGCAAACCTTACGCTTTGGTGCAGAGGAGGCTGTTGAAA GGGTTTTTGTTGAGGAGAGGTCTTTCACATGTTTGTACACAGAACATGAATCAGTATATCTAATCGA CCTTGAGAAATTTGAGCAACTCGAAGTGCCGCTGATCTTGTTTGGCCAAGCTGCTGCATATCTAAAAG GTACAAAAAGGCTGTGCTGGACAATGGTCTCATTATTCAa GTACCAACATACATTGAGACTGGAGAAGCAGTTGTTGTCAATACTGAAGATGGCTCGTTTGTTACCAG GGCCAACAAATAACCTTAGCCCACGGCTACTTTCCggaggagaaaattga
- the LOC118032706 gene encoding uncharacterized protein isoform X2, with protein sequence MRALLQLSKRLSRALVFSSSPYSSLTSSRTFSTLTLFSPDCHGVAITTNGNVYARPWFAIQHRGVKVNAIHLRPGNVIEKSGRIFEVVDAEHKQRGRGGAILTLELRDVDSGNKQTLRFGAEEAVERVFVEERSFTCLYTEHESVYLIDLEKFEQLEVPLILFGQAAAYLKEEMKVKMQLFDGRPLSGSIPKQVTCVIKETQDHAATPRYKKAVLDNGLIIQVPTYIETGEAVVVNTEDGSFVTRANK encoded by the exons atgcgAGCTTTACTGCAACTTAGCAAGAGACTCTCTCGCGCTCTTGTCTTCTCTTCCTCCCCCTACTCCTCTCTTACTTCTTCTAGAACTTTCTCTACACTCACTCTATTCTCACCTGACTGCCACGGTGTTGCCATCACCACCAACGGCAATGTTTACGCCAGGCCTTGGTTCGCAATCCAACACCGCGGCGTTAAAGTCAATGCTATTCAT TTAAGACCTGgaaatgtaattgaaaaatcag GAAGAATTTTCGag GTGGTGGATGCGGAGCATAAACAGCGAGGAAGAGGAGGAGCGATTTTGAcg TTGGAGCTTCGTGATGTTGACAGTGGAAACAAGCAAACCTTACGCTTTGGTGCAGAGGAGGCTGTTGAAA GGGTTTTTGTTGAGGAGAGGTCTTTCACATGTTTGTACACAGAACATGAATCAGTATATCTAATCGA CCTTGAGAAATTTGAGCAACTCGAAGTGCCGCTGATCTTGTTTGGCCAAGCTGCTGCATATCTAAAAG AGGAAATGAAAGTTAAAATGCAGTTATTTGATGGAAGACCTTTGTCTGGATCAATTCCAAAACAAGTAACATGTGTTATTAAGGAGACACAAGATCATGCAGCTACACCTCG GTACAAAAAGGCTGTGCTGGACAATGGTCTCATTATTCAa GTACCAACATACATTGAGACTGGAGAAGCAGTTGTTGTCAATACTGAAGATGGCTCGTTTGTTACCAG GGCCAACAAATAA
- the LOC118032705 gene encoding mitochondrial dicarboxylate/tricarboxylate transporter DTC, whose amino-acid sequence MGEEKKPQSRGVWPTVKPFVNGGASGMLATCVIQPIDMIKVRIQLGQGSATEVTKTMLKNEGFGALYKGLSAGLLRQATYTTARLGTFKILTSKAIEANDGKPLPLYQKALCGLTAGAIGASVGSPADLALIRMQADATLPAAQRRNYSNAFNALFRIVSDEGVLALWKGAGPTVVRAMALNMGMLASYDQSVEFCKDSLGFGEMSTVLGASTVSGFFAAACSLPFDYVKTQIQKMQPDAQGKYPYTGSMDCALKTFKSGGPFKFYTGFPVYCVRIAPHVMMTWIFLNQIQKLEKSVGL is encoded by the exons ATGGGAGAGGAGAAGAAACCTCAATCACGTGGTGTATGGCCTACTGTCAAACCTTTTGTTAATGGTGGTGCCTCGGGTATGCTTGCCACCTGTGTTATCCAGCCTATTGATATGATTAAG GTGAGGATTCAATTGGGTCAAGGATCAGCTACTGAGGTGACGAAGACTATGTTAAAGAATGAGGGTTTTGGTGCTCTTTACAAG GGGCTTTCTGCTGGACTACTGAGGCAAGCCACTTATACAACTGCCCGACTTGGAACATTCAA GATTTTGACCAGCAAAGCAATTGAAGCCAATGATGGGAAGCCCTTACCTCTATATCAGAAGGCTTTGTGTGGGCTAACTGCCGGTGCGATTGGAGCATCTGTTGGCAGCCCAGCAGATTTAGCACTTATCCGTATGCAGGCTGATGCCACTTTACCAGCTGCTCAGCGCAGAAATTATTCAAATGCTTTCAATGCCCTCTTCCGCATTGTTTCTGATGAAGGGGTTTTGGCACTCTGGAAAGGTGCAGGCCCTACTGTTGTTAGAGCAATGGCATTGAACATGGGGATGCTTGCTTCTTATGATCAAAGTGTTGAGTTTTGCAAGGATTCACTTGGTTTTGGTGAAATGTCCACCGTGCTAG GTGCAAGTACTGTTTCAGGATTTTTCGCCGCAGCTTGTAGTCTTCCATTTGATTATGTCAAAACTCAAATTCAGAAAATGCAACCTGATGCCCAAGGAAAGTATCCATACACTGGCTCCATGGATTGTGCCCTTAAGACATTCAAGTCAGGAGGACCATTCAAGTTTTACACTGGATTCCCTGTCTATTGTGTTAGAATTGCGCCTCATGTTATG ATGACCTGGATATTCCTTAACCAGATTCAAAAGCTGGAGAAATCAGTTGGGTTGTAG
- the LOC118032704 gene encoding uncharacterized protein codes for MEGLESFDKAAWTKDMLHIFSDICIKAIEMGMRPNTHFDKTGWKFLITSFKEQTGHAFTKTQLKNKWDGCKKDWRIWNKLVSETGVGWNSEIGTIAASDEWWKQKIQEIRGAKKFRHVGIEPSLKNKFDRMYSNIVATGAFAWAPSSGVPASSGVDPGTSNADIADDGLEEGSGDSEEDVIPDFCTDMARMVGEINMSTSSNTKSSGKRKERDHADVRCRKKKTSGIGVQLLTRCNNLLESMSTKSDSTSINMDREGCSIPEVMAELHSIPGVSIEDDFHDFATEFLMSRRKREMWASMGDNQQKLRWLQRMYARTKRA; via the exons ATGGAAGGTCTTGAATCTTTTGATAAGGCTGCTTGGACAAAAGACATGTTGCATATATTTTCTGATATATGCATTAAGGCAATTGAAATGGGAATGAGACCTAATACTCATTTCGATAAAACGGGGTGGAAATTTCTTATAAcatcattcaaagaacaaactGGGCATGCATTCACtaaaacacaattgaaaaacaaatgggatggATGCAAAAAGGATTGGAGGATATGGAATAAGTTGGTTTCTGAAACCGGTGTTGGCTGGAATAGTGAAATAGGCACAATTGCAGCTAGTGATGAGTGGtggaaacaaaaaattcag gAAATTAGAGGAGCCAAAAAATTCAGACATGTCGGTATTGAGCCCTCtttgaagaataaatttgaCCGAATGTATTCCAACATTGTCGCAACTGGAGCGTTTGCATGGGCTCCTTCATCAGGTGTTCCTGCCAGCAGTGGTGTTGATCCTGGTACAAGCAATGCCGACATTGCTGATGATGGTTTGGAAGAGGGCAGCGGTGATTCAGAGGAAGATGTGATTCCAGATTTCTGCACTGACATGGCTCGAATGGTTGGAGAGATAAATATGTCTACCAGCAGCAATACAAAAAGCagcggcaaaagaaaagaacGAGATCATGCCGATGTGCGatgtagaaagaaaaaaacatctgGAATTGGTGTTCAGCTGCTGACAAGGTGCAATAATCTTCTTGAGAGTATGTCGACCAAGAGTGATTCGACGTCTATTAATATGGATCGCGAAGGTTGTAGCATCCCCGAGGTGATGGCTGAGCTGCACTCAATTCCTGGAGTTTCAATTGAAGATGACTTCCACGACTTCGCTACGGAGTTTCTCATGtcaagaaggaaaagagaaatgtgGGCCAGTATGGGCGATAACCAACAGAAGTTGAGATGGTTGCAGCGAATGTATGCACGAACTAAACGTGCTTAG
- the LOC118032703 gene encoding tubulin alpha-3 chain isoform X2, whose translation MREIISIHIGQAGIQVGNACWELYCLEHDIQPDGMMPSDTSPGAAHDAFNTFFSETSSGKHVPRAIFVDLEPTVIDEVRTGTYRQLFHPEQLMSGKEDAANNFARGHYTVGKEIVDLCVDRVRKLADNCTGLQGFLVFNAVGGGTGSGLGSLLLERLSVDYGKKSKLGFTIYPSPQVSTAVVEPYNSVLSTHSLLEHTDVAVLLDNEAIYDICRRSLDIERPTYTNLNRLISQTISSLTTSLRFDGAINVDVTEFQTNLVPYPRIHFMLSSYAPVISAEKAYHEQLSIPEITNAVFEPASMMAKCDPRHGKYMACCLMYRGDVVPKDVNAAVATIKSKRTVQFVDWCPTGFKCGINYQPPTVVPGGDLAKVQRAVCMISNNTAVAEKGNSQKLVKIWLPLRRITRKLVLKV comes from the exons atgagAGAAATAATAAGCATTCACATAGGACAAGCGGGGATTCAAGTCGGCAATGCTTGTTGGGAGCTTTACTGTCTTGAACATGACATCCAACCTGATGGAATGATGCCTAg TGACACTTCACCGGGTGCTGCACATGATGCATTCAATACCTTCTTCAGTGAGACAAGCTCTGGAAAACATGTGCCTAGAGCTATTTTTGTTGACTTGGAACCAACTGTTATTGACGAAGTTAGGACTGGAACTTATCGGCAACTTTTTCACCCTGAGCAGCTTATGTCTGGAAAGGAAGATGCTGCTAATAATTTTGCTAGAGGACACTATACAG TTGGGAAGGAAATTGTGGATCTCTGTGTTGATCGAGTGAGGAAGTTGGCTGATAACTGCACTGGCTTACAAGGGTTTTTGGTGTTTAATGCTGTTGGTGGTGGAACGGGGTCTGGTTTGGGGTCTTTGTTGTTAGAACGCTTGTCTGTAGATTATGGAAAGAAGTCAAAGCTTGGATTCACCATTTATCCTTCTCCTCAG GTCTCAACAGCAGTTGTGGAGCCTTACAACAGTGTACTCTCTACTCATTCCCTTCTTGAGCACACAGATGTGGCAGTACTCTTGGACAATGAAGCTATTTATGACATTTGTCGAAGATCCTTGGATATTGAAAGACCAACATACACAAATTTGAACCGATTGATATCTCAAACCATATCATCCTTGACAACTTCATTAAGGTTTGATGGAGCCATAAACGTGGATGTTACAGAGTTTCAGACCAACCTTGTGCCATATCCCCGTATCCATTTCATGCTTTCTTCATATGCCCCTGTTATATCAGCTGAAAAGGCGTACCACGAGCAATTGTCAATTCCAGAGATCACAAATGCTGTCTTTGAGCCTGCAAGCATGATGGCTAAGTGTGATCCTAGACATGGGAAATACATGGCCTGCTGTTTGATGTACCGAGGAGATGTTGTTCCAAAGGATGTCAATGCTGCTGTGGCTACTATCAAAAGCAAAAGGACTGTTCAGTTTGTTGACTG GTGTCCAACTGGCTTCAAATGTGGGATCAACTATCAGCCACCTACTGTAGTACCTGGGGGTGATCTTGCCAAGGTTCAGCGTGCTGTATGCATGATCAGCAACAACACTGCTGTGGCCGAG AAGGGGAATTCTCAGAAGCTCGTGAAGATCTGGCTGCCCTTGAGAAGGATTACGAGGAAGTTGGTGCTGAAGGTGTAG
- the LOC118032703 gene encoding tubulin alpha-6 chain isoform X1 has protein sequence MREIISIHIGQAGIQVGNACWELYCLEHDIQPDGMMPSDTSPGAAHDAFNTFFSETSSGKHVPRAIFVDLEPTVIDEVRTGTYRQLFHPEQLMSGKEDAANNFARGHYTVGKEIVDLCVDRVRKLADNCTGLQGFLVFNAVGGGTGSGLGSLLLERLSVDYGKKSKLGFTIYPSPQVSTAVVEPYNSVLSTHSLLEHTDVAVLLDNEAIYDICRRSLDIERPTYTNLNRLISQTISSLTTSLRFDGAINVDVTEFQTNLVPYPRIHFMLSSYAPVISAEKAYHEQLSIPEITNAVFEPASMMAKCDPRHGKYMACCLMYRGDVVPKDVNAAVATIKSKRTVQFVDWCPTGFKCGINYQPPTVVPGGDLAKVQRAVCMISNNTAVAEVFSRIDHKFDLMYSKRAFVHWYVGEGMEEGEFSEAREDLAALEKDYEEVGAEGVDDEEEGDDYQ, from the exons atgagAGAAATAATAAGCATTCACATAGGACAAGCGGGGATTCAAGTCGGCAATGCTTGTTGGGAGCTTTACTGTCTTGAACATGACATCCAACCTGATGGAATGATGCCTAg TGACACTTCACCGGGTGCTGCACATGATGCATTCAATACCTTCTTCAGTGAGACAAGCTCTGGAAAACATGTGCCTAGAGCTATTTTTGTTGACTTGGAACCAACTGTTATTGACGAAGTTAGGACTGGAACTTATCGGCAACTTTTTCACCCTGAGCAGCTTATGTCTGGAAAGGAAGATGCTGCTAATAATTTTGCTAGAGGACACTATACAG TTGGGAAGGAAATTGTGGATCTCTGTGTTGATCGAGTGAGGAAGTTGGCTGATAACTGCACTGGCTTACAAGGGTTTTTGGTGTTTAATGCTGTTGGTGGTGGAACGGGGTCTGGTTTGGGGTCTTTGTTGTTAGAACGCTTGTCTGTAGATTATGGAAAGAAGTCAAAGCTTGGATTCACCATTTATCCTTCTCCTCAG GTCTCAACAGCAGTTGTGGAGCCTTACAACAGTGTACTCTCTACTCATTCCCTTCTTGAGCACACAGATGTGGCAGTACTCTTGGACAATGAAGCTATTTATGACATTTGTCGAAGATCCTTGGATATTGAAAGACCAACATACACAAATTTGAACCGATTGATATCTCAAACCATATCATCCTTGACAACTTCATTAAGGTTTGATGGAGCCATAAACGTGGATGTTACAGAGTTTCAGACCAACCTTGTGCCATATCCCCGTATCCATTTCATGCTTTCTTCATATGCCCCTGTTATATCAGCTGAAAAGGCGTACCACGAGCAATTGTCAATTCCAGAGATCACAAATGCTGTCTTTGAGCCTGCAAGCATGATGGCTAAGTGTGATCCTAGACATGGGAAATACATGGCCTGCTGTTTGATGTACCGAGGAGATGTTGTTCCAAAGGATGTCAATGCTGCTGTGGCTACTATCAAAAGCAAAAGGACTGTTCAGTTTGTTGACTG GTGTCCAACTGGCTTCAAATGTGGGATCAACTATCAGCCACCTACTGTAGTACCTGGGGGTGATCTTGCCAAGGTTCAGCGTGCTGTATGCATGATCAGCAACAACACTGCTGTGGCCGAGGTGTTTTCTCGCATTGACCACAAATTTGATCTCATGTACTCCAAGAGGGCTTTTGTCCACTGGTATGTTGGTGAAGGCATGGAAGAAGGGGAATTCTCAGAAGCTCGTGAAGATCTGGCTGCCCTTGAGAAGGATTACGAGGAAGTTGGTGCTGAAGGTGTAGATGATGAAGAGGAAGGCGATGATTATCAATAA
- the LOC118032702 gene encoding ethylene-responsive transcription factor ERN1 has translation MEYHQFQKQPGGVSHSKLKERCLTNTSKNKFVGVRQRPSGKWVAEIKDTTQSQKIRMWLGTFETAEEAARAYDEAACLLRGSNTRTNFNTHVPSNSPVSMKIRNLLKHKKSLKQNSSATSTTKSTIKTSTIVSSKSSFNSSINSFLPNDSNIDSFSSSIDNHSSYFNGIKQENLVFDNAYRPDLSGCCIGGLEPVTSQFHPSCSLPSGFDPQLQFVQDGTWLPKNVGLLSDTSSGPELAEFERMKVERQISASLYAMNGGNEYFENANDSSDALWDLPALCQLFCSS, from the coding sequence ATGGAATACCATCAATTCCAAAAGCAGCCAGGAGGAGTCTCACACAGCAAATTGAAGGAGAGATGCTTAACGAACACCTCCAAGAACAAGTTTGTTGGAGTTAGACAAAGGCCTTCAGGAAAATGGGTGGCAGAGATCAAAGACACCACACAGTCACAGAAGATCAGAATGTGGCTTGGGACCTTTGAGACAGCTGAAGAAGCTGCGCGAGCTTATGATGAAGCTGCCTGTCTTCTTCGTGGTTCGAATACTCGAACCAACTTTAACACTCATGTCCCCTCCAACTCTCCCGTTTCTATGAAAATTAGAAACCTTCTCAAACACAAAAAGAGTTTGAAACAGAACTCTTCCGCGACTTCCACCACAAAATCTACCATTAAAACCAGCACTATAGTTAGCAGTAAGAGTAGTTTCAATAGTAGCATTAATAGTTTTCTACCTAATGATAGCAACATTGATAGTTTTTCATCATCCATCGATAACCATAGTAGTTATTTTAATGGCATCAAACAAGAAAACCTAGTGTTTGATAATGCATATAGGCCAGACTTGAGTGGCTGCTGCATTGGAGGGCTTGAACCGGTTACATCCCAATTCCATCCCTCGTGCTCACTCCCGTCTGGGTTTGATCCTCAACTTCAATTTGTTCAAGACGGAACGTGGCTGCCGAAGAATGTTGGTTTGTTGTCTGATACATCATCTGGTCCAGAGTTAGCCGAATTCGAACGCATGAAGGTGGAAAGGCAGATATCAGCATCATTATATGCCATGAATGGAGGGAATGAGTACTTTGAGAATGCTAATGATTCAAGTGATGCTCTCTGGGATCTCCCTGCACTCTGCCAATTGTTCTGTTCTAGTTGA